The Montipora capricornis isolate CH-2021 chromosome 3, ASM3666992v2, whole genome shotgun sequence genome includes the window aagaactctaacaaaacagagggaagccaagaagggacatggatggacaaaactggagaggattgaaatggattgaatttgggtaaatttgaaaaacattggcccaccttttttcaaatttatatcagtctatatcaaaatgtcatttacacagctggaaaataatTCTctgttgttatgtggccgtgattttgcaaatgaaagactcttactctgccaatttgatgtttagagctcataattaacaaaattaaacaaaattacctaaaatagtacatgacctagcccctttaaactcaaagcaaacacactttcaaaatctgaaggaaaaaaggaagtgattttttttatcacaggggcacttaaaaaaaaaaagaaccaagAATGTCAACCAGAGAACATACCATTATAATGGATTTCTTTATTATTGATTTGTGTACATTACAGTGCAATGcgccttactgtggccacccaacaaacttttgCATTTGACAATTAgctgtaaatacgtcaactcaacaacacatgcaacggtgttcaacttacaactgtgtaaactttgcaaggaggcatgactgtcaatcaaattcacaaaactttgttaggtggccacggtaaggctcCTCGCACTGTAATTAAAACCTCGCTGACATGAAATATGTTCCTGTTGTATTGATCATTGTGTTAAGTTTCAAACTGCACAGGTGCAGCACTTTTCCATTATTCACTACTACCACAACAAAATTAACTAGATGTTTCAGTTctaagtaaataatgaaaaaaaatcccTCAAACTGTGGgaagaaaaactgaagaaagccgatgaaaaaaatatatatacggTATATAGAATTAACGGTCAGGtataaaattcaaaataatatgttaaaattaatgttttgaaatttaatcTGATGCTTCTTTGAGCTGACATATGTTAGTTATAATTATATGGAAAAATTTAATTTACATTCACAAATACCAAGCCAGGTGTGCTCTTTTGGTTTCAATAATATTTTCATACAGACCTTTATGTCTTTTTTCAGATAGCTCTTAAAGGTGCAATTCctctttactgataaaattttTGCAATGTATGATGATCGTGACATTGGTGGGTCACATTTCACTTAAATTTGAAATGACAAAAAGCTAGAGTACTATATATGACTGTACAGCCTTTTGCATACAGCTGTCttctaataaaacaatttgatATTCTCATATTAGCTAAACCTCTTACTCAAAGCTAAAAAGAAACTGAGGGAACTGTCCTTGGCTAACATTGGTTGGAAAATGGCCCCTATGAGATTTGAAGCTAAATTTCACACCAGGACACTGCATAGAGAAGACACCAGACCTTCCATGCCATATGATCGGACCATCGATGCAAGCTTTCAAGTGATACCAAATGCCTTTCTTTATAGAAACTGGGCTGTCAAAGTGGACGTCAAAGCCATAAAAACTGCCAGTTATCTCTCCTTCCCCCAACTCCATCTGCGAGGATGTATAATCTCCTGTTTTGCTAGCCACAACTGAATGACTTATGGAATCTTTCAATGTTAATGTTGCAGAGTAAACCCTGTTTTGACTACCAAACAAGCAGACTCCATGCAAGGTGATGTCTCGGTCTACAGAAATATAGATGCAGTCTCGACGGTATGACTGAAATGAAACCCCTCTTTCTAATACCACTGACTGAAATCGACTACAACGTTGGTGAAGGCCACTCCTCTTTACTTGTGAGAATTCCACTGGAGAGCTTGAAACTGAGTTGTAATACTCCACCATACTGAAGGCCTCCTGTGGTGTTAATATCTTACAGCTGAGCACGCATTTGTTGAAATCTCCACGCGCCATGACTGGAAAACGAATTGCTTGGACAACCTTATCTCCCAGAACTGACCTCTTCATCGTACCATCTGCCATCAATCTCAATCTCTCACATTCATTTGTTGCCCACTTGTCTACTGCTTTAAACAAATCCACTTCTTTGATGTTGAGCGTATCTCTAACGACAAGGGCTTCCAGTAAGGATCTCCCTATAGTTTTAAAACCCTCTGTTTTCACTACAGCCTCTGTTTGTCTGTCGATCATCCTCCAACACTGCTCCACAAGCGCTTGTTCTCCATAACTTTCAGCGTGAGTCATGACACAAAACACATTCGATATACTCACCACTTTTTCCAAGAACTCGGTGCATCTCTCGGCCAGCGATGGGACAATGTACTTCTTGGCTAAATACAAAACTTGCATCACATTGTCCTCGTTCAACCTGACTTCGTCACAATACAGAAAGCGAAACAGCTCAAGCAAACTGTCATACTCGCAGTCTGGAAGAGCAATCGAGTGCGACGTTTCTGCCAGGTCGccaaagaacatggaaaaaAATACAGGACTACTTATCGCTAGGACAAACTTGTGAGCGTGAATAACCTTTTTGCATTTCTTGTTTTCACTATCGTGGAGTTGAACGGAAACAACAAAACTGACATCACTTAATAGTTCGTTGTTAAACATAAACTTGCTTCTTGACCTGATTGTTGGTCTCGTTGTCTGCCATTTATCATCGAGCTCAAGGGACATTTTTGTTGGAGAGATGTGAAAGATCTTCCAGGCGACTACGGCACTGCGTGGTAGACGAGAGAGACTGCAAACAAATACTTCTTCCATGGGATGCCTGTGGCACCCACACCACCTGATTTATCATTGCTGTTGCCTTTGCAAACTTTTGCAGGAGATTATCTCAATAATATCCTTTGAGGTAACGATAAATTTCACTCCCAACCTCTTCTCTAGTTAGAAGTAAGCGGAGACAGCTACAAACAGCAACAATAGACAGCAACAAACAGATTGTTCATTGCAAGGGACTTTAAATTTGTTGAAGTCAGCACTGATCAACGTGACCAATCAGCTTTTGATACTTCTTACTTGGCTTTCCCTGTCAGACATTTGTTTCGTAGTTAACTAGAAAGCCGTTTAGTTCTTGACAACTTTGGTTTGTGCCAATGTATGATTGTCGCGTCACTCTTATGGTATTCTCTCTTTCCATTTCAAGCTCTGGAGAGCGACTTCGCGTTTGGACAAACACCTTGCAACAGCAAGCCATCAAGTGAGTGAGAGATTTGCCTGGAACATTTCGGAAAATAAATGGGTTCAATACACTGTTTAAATACATGGAAACATTGGCAAAGGTCAATATATCTTTGAAGTGCCTGCTCTCTCGCCCTTCAAAAAAATCATGCCATATCCAAACTAGATGTGTTGGAAGCATGCAgaagaaaaaagccaaaaccGCATTAACAAACACCTTTGTTACCTTTCGCCTTTGCAGAGTCCGTTTTTTAATGTATTCAGATCTCGAGCGTTCAGAACCTTCGAGCAATTTCGGCAACCTTTTGAGCTCATCTCGAAGTTTTTTGCCAGCCACAAGATAACACGAAGCAATAACAGAGAGTGGAAAGACGAAAAATATGGCAAAATAAGTTAGCGTGAAGAGTTTGACGTGCCATTGTTGATCCCATTTTTCCAGACAGTTGGCTCCATCAAGACGTAAGACGAAGGCATATGGTATTACAGCCGTGATAGGAACGATCCAAGAGATACATATTGTAAGCTTTGCCTTCTTCGGCAGAATTCTTGGACGGAATGTTTCAATGACAATGCGACGGCGTTCAAGACTCATGGAAAGCAATGTGATAACTGAAACAGCCATAAGAATCGTTTGTAATGGATAAACAAGAAAACAGAGGGTCGAACCAAAATAGAATCCCCCTGCAAGATGTTCGGCTACATCAAATGGAATACTTATGGTGCAAGTTGCTAAGTCTGTGATGGCTAAGTTCAAAATGAGATATTCGCCAACTTTCAGGCTATTCTGACACAATAGTACGTAAAGTAGCATGACATTTGCTGCTGTTCCAGTTGAAGATATGGAAAAGTACAGAATGGTTTCGATGTAGCGTAAGGTGGTGACATTTAGCGGCAAGATTTCGCCGATCGTGTCATTACTCCCGGTTTTCATTGTACTTAAAGTGTTTGTTTTCTCTCAGTGAACTGTCATGATCTTCTTCTATTTGTCTCGTTTTCGCTGAGTTCACACTCGGAATCTTTGTTGCCTATACATGCGAGAGAAGATGGATGAATTGCAATATTCACTGAAAGATGTCACTCTTGTATCACCCAATTTCTTGAAATCAGGGCCCCACTGAAACAGCTGAATGCAATAGCACTGAGAtaatcgcagttatgaacgctacTTTAGCAGTAACGGTGGAAattaaagcctgaaaaattcacgcTTGAACGAGATTCGAATCCATGAGCTCTGCGATACTGGTGCTGTTGCTCCGGGGCGAGTTTCGagttgtgcagcaacaaaagagcAGAGTCCAGCTTCAGGGGAATATTTAgcattttactttgttttgtacaaacaaaatgctaattattcctaTGAACCTCGAATCTGTTGTcaattttgttgctgcacaataacccactttcgatgtattaaaattcagtcctaaacaaaaggcatcatctcgaggctctggggaataaactcattttTCTCTAATTCTCCATTTGAACCAACACCGTGAATCAGATGactattcatttgtaaatagggAACTGACTGCTGCACTGGGTTAATACTTAGCCCAGCCTGTGTTGAACAACAGCCCcgtttttattgaaaaacagtAATCAGTTAACATTGCTTGTCACATTATAGCTTACTGCTTGCTGCCCGCCAGGAAAAACTCCCCTTTGGGAGGAAACATGATCCCTCCCGATTGCAGCGTCAGGCATTACAAACAACCTCGAGGGAGAGGGGTTGAAAACTTGTACTACACAGTAACACTCATATAAGTAATAGATACTAAATAAAACTTGAGCAAACACAAGAACCGCACAGCAGCACAGTCAGTGTAGAGTGATTTTACTTCATCCAGTCCCTCCCTTATTACTGATCTGCATTACCATGGCAACTGTCAAAATAGTAGTCAACCGTGAAAACAACAAACGGAGCAcaatttattccccagagcctcgagatgatgccttttgtttaggattgaattttaatatatcgaaattagcCTATTGAGATATCAAGCcagtatcgcagaggtcatgggttggaatcccgttgaagcgtgaattttttaggctttccTTTCGTGACTGCTTAAgtagcgttcataactgcatgCCATGATCTCAAAACTTACTTTCATTTAGTCCCGCAGTTCAAATGTATGACTTTAATACATTGTTCCTTGCAAAAGCACTGTCATAAAATGATGTTCTGTTGTCACTTAATCTGAGTCCCTAATTAAATTGACATTTGGTCTTATATTCAAGAAGTCACATCAAAGCATGCATGATAGACTAGGCCTGCATTCAATAATGCTCATTATTAAAATTTCAAGTAAGGGTTATCGCCTGAACTCATGTAAAAataacctcggttaatgcatttctcatgctctgattggtttactcaatctcggttatcagctcttATACCttcgtttgaccttatatgacAAATGATTGCCCTAACCATTGTTAAGCTAAactttttttcgccggaaagcgaaatttctctctgaataaagcaaaaaacacgctttttttgGAACGTTTGGATCAAttgacgtttagaagtacgcgaaaagtaagaaatgttttttgtgatgagcctgcgtctgtctgaccacaaggccTAGGCATTACACAATAAATAACCCTTcatcaatttgttttcatttcgctaggattttctcgcttttttcgttcTTCCAAtgttttggagtttaaggaatttcataaaacgattattccattcgaacttgttggatatgagactggttatagccaactcggcgctatgcgcctcgttggctatttaccatctcatatccaacgcgcgctcatggaataattgttaatcatACACAGGCTCGGGATAAGGctgtttttgaaatttgaatgtttttaatttcaacatttcaaCACAACTAAAGGCTCAGCTACACAAAACGTAATATATATGTGCAACACAATTGTAGTATAATAAGTTAACAGTATATGGTATTTGATATGATTTGATTTAAGTGACGGAAAGTTAGTCTTTGTTCTTGTACTCAGCAACATGAGTGACTGTGATGGTCCAGTGTAATCTTCTAAGGATTACATTGTTCTTGTCGATTTTGTcgtaaaacaaaatttttactttcattttacctgaataatattttctttgaGTGAAAATGCCATTAAAATGCTCGAATTATACTTAATGCTTTTGCCTCACTATGCTCGAAAAATTGCCAGCATAATGTGCAAAAGCCAAGCCAGAAGCGATCTGAATTGCTGCAAAACAGCGCGATTAAGACATAGTCCATTTGTTAAAgaggagaaagaaaagaaatttaaccacctgaaaaataaaaacttaattTGTGCTCTGAGGGAAAATTCTGCCATAAATTAATTTCATCTCGTTCTAAATCTTTCTGGAGCAATAATTCTTCCGTTTGAGCAAAATTTTCTCATCCTAGTAAAAACTGAAATGTTTAATATGCAGAAAAGGACTTTGTTTCTCAGATGTCAGTGAATAAAAAAGAAGGCCGTCCTGAAAGTATCTTCAGTTTCGCCATTTAGCTGACAAAACAAGCCGTATGTGaggacatttttaaaaaaaatgctccAATCATTCCTCATCTTCAGATACGAGCTCTGAATTCACCATTCAGTTTAATCATTATATGGATGTACTAAAAACGTACCTTTTCCGTCAGTGCAAACTCTCAGCGACGCTTAGATGACTATGAAGCCATATGGCGCGACACTGAACTGCTTTGATCGGCTTTCCGGGCTGCGGTTATGACATTTCCCAGAAATGGCAAACTTCGATTTGCTGTAGGCATTTGCGTGAGGACCGAAGATTTATGATAGATTTTAGTCTCCTTGATTGTCGTCCCTGATGATAGCAGGTTGATAGCCTAATTTCAGCCATGTAATGGAAAATCACATCCGCCTTCCTGCTTTTCCGCCTAATTGCCCAAGAACACGAAAAAGTAGCCATTACCACTGGCTAAATTAGACTCAAATCGGTGTTTGGAAAATGAgttgaaaattgtgttatggCCATGGCGTGTCGAGCTGCAACACTTTAATTTCCTCTGGCTTTCTGTCATCACGTAGAACTCCTTGTGCGTTGGCGACAAGAGAGTGCAATCCATCGcaaattactgggttgccatcatgatatggcaatccagtcgaaaaACGAGTAGcatttgtcctttttttctccTCCGtcggaaatcggaaaagttgcgcaatagggTCTTttctgtcactcccctgctaagtattgtctttaatttgtgcctagagtcttctgcgcgtatccTTGGTAgatttcagggggtagtagaaatatGTAGATTTTATATGGTGGACAGAGTACAAGCAATGGCGGCGAAGCCGATGTAACGCGAATAGTGTTTTATTGcatatttgaaacaaaatatacccttatggagctcaagaatggaacgtcaattcgataaacaacaaaggcggtgaaaaatgaatatctggaattTTAAAAGAgacgaataatggacttcgacaacaattgcatctttcgccctcggatatcaaagtgagccgtatttctaatattttactaactgtgatgttacgtagaacactgaaaccaaatggcaaatgctctggtaactttttctggttggatatgggtttatcaaactcagagaaggaaccgaacacctcacacttgtgtaaaaacaagttaatttggctgaagccaacaatatttctttaaactTATCCACTTCACATTTAGATGACTTTTTACATTcttgaccaaatttaatttatgcaacaatgATGCGCCGATCAAATGGAAACTTCAACCTCCCCCCTTCCCAGGCAAAACCCCGgaatttgactatcttctgtgccccggggagtggggaatttgacctttgcctgcgtggggtggggaaaattgaaccagaAGAGTCAGGTCTCAAATGATTATTTTTCGGgagccgaagtcgctaacagccataaagcacgtgtttggacgagatgaaAGACGGTTTAAAGGAAGAggtatagcatttgtgagcgattgggtTACAAGTTCAAATGCCCGCAAATGCCCGcaaatgcccgtggtttgccTGGGTGGAGGGGGGGAAGAGGATGTTGAAGTACAAAAAAGAAGCTCAAGATGGTTTTCAcggtgacgtcatcaaattgcaagttccgtgacgtctttcgtttaaATTTCCGAATCGTCAAGTTGCGTGACACCACGATACAAAGCTACAAGTTGATTGGAAAAAATGTCTATCCCTtcgaatctcagcagtttgagcctttcaagtacattaggagatatgttcatacacatgtatctTATCTTACGAGTGAGAAGTAggcgctttcatcgcaaagtgaacaGACCCTTAACTCAACAATTCTAATCACAAAGTTATTAGTTTGGTGTTCATGTCAAAGAGTCTGACACCCTCTCTCGTGATCTTTTTGACAAAAAGCTTGAAGATTACGGTTGAGACGCAAAAGTTCTGTATCAGTCTCGTTAAGAATTATTTAAGTGACCGACAACAACGTGTCAGATGGAGTGAAAATTACGCGAGACAGCCCTCCTcccgagacaactttaccgagcgtctGTATGAGAATTGCGTGACGCATCTTCAAAAACTgcgtatcatcatttgcctttctttctttgtagttcgtttttattaagtatagttgcgttttTACCTTCAGCAAATGGACTGACTATCTTAACGCAGCAAtaatatgtagtttaaataaaaggctGTTTATGAATCAAGAGTTTCCGTTGACAGCGGtgagaattttggcgggaaaaaacctttcttttgaaagtaaacgctaaaaacatgtataagctcccaaattgttgcttctttgatttttattttatgcgtgtgcatttaagattttgctgtctcgtctcgggtGGTCAAGTCAAACTGTTTACATGGGAAAAAGTTGTCTCGCCTACCTGCcgaggcgagacaactcgcctcCCCGAGTCAGTTGTCTCGCCCACTTCAtgtatttttaaaacaaatgaatggaaaaatatctcgcccagggtaactcgggggaagggttgtctcgggtacccgagaccataattataaacaggcccttaaaTGAACGATATCCCCCAGGGATCAATTTTGGGTCCCATTCTTTTTAATATTTACATGAATCGGACCTGTCTCATGCCATAGATCAATTATTCACGTATGCCATGACACTCAACTGCAGACCTTCCAactttctgttttgaaaatgagTGAGATTGGGCACAATAGCCCGCCGAAGGCGGGCTACTGCCTGCCAATGGCAGGCAGTCACCTAgcggggtccgggggcatgcccccccggaaaaattttgaaaatttgagtccctgaaatgcgattttctgcattttcagaaagatttacaaaattctaaatCGTGCAGCACCGtcaaatttaagcgaagaagcAGACGAACTAGCTAAAGGACCATCAACTTTTGCTCTCTTTCGGCCGGAACTACTCGAAGTTTCGGCCATTGTTAtctaaattttcaacttttctttatTGTAGCTTAGTCACAACTAACTGGCATTGACAATTTCGGTTCTATATATACTATCGTCCTTACACGTGAATATTTTACGGTATTTTACAGGGACATAATGGGCACATTTATTCCATTGGGAAACTACATGCATGACAGCGTGAGAAAGTGGTGTCTATGCGTGTGGGCGTGAGAAATATATCAAATGCGTGTGTCTCACGCAAAATGCGTGAGAGTTGGAAGGTCTGCTCAACTGTTTAAATCAAAGCTGGATTTctcaaattttacattttaattcGCGCAAATACACGTAAATACATTTTGCTTAGCTTTTACAACATTATGTAATAATCTCGTGATCTACTCTCAGTTTTAATATTTTCCACGTAGATATTTTTCTAAAGGTTTTTATGAGAAATCTCGTTCTATtattatctttatttttagggtacccgtagcctcttgtttgcaTTGCTATGCAATATACTGACTGTTGAGATCTTGTTCTTTTCATAATTTTTCGAGATTGAACTACACGAGTGCATATGGCGTCTCAACTGCTGTGCTGAATTCTCTCCGTAACTCTCCTGGGTCTTTAGAAAGCAGTGCTCTGAGTCTATCAAAAACAATTTCACTAATCACTGAGTGAAAAGTCTCTGTTTAATAGAAGAAAGGAGCTCTAAGGCCCACAAATCTGCGGGAATAATTTTATTGATAACCCAGCTTTGCCGAAAACGGCCGCCATTTTAATACCATTGAGTTCCGACGAAGGAGGACGCATTCTAATTGTGTCGTTTTACGAATGCCCCGAATATGTTATCGTGATGCCATGCGATTTCTGGGTTTGGATGGCATCTTGGAGTGGCTGGACGACGGGTTTATCACCTCGATCTGATGTGAATGTGAATCTGTCATGCCTCGACATCGCGTAAAAGCGGTAAAAATTCCCCGAATTGTCACGTGCTTTGTAGTTGTGCGTGTTGGTTGCTCGGCCGTTTCCTTCGCTGTTTTCATGGTGACCGACTGGAGCTCAAAGGGGAGACAGAGTAATTTACGAGACAGAATTTCGAGTTGGTcggtgtaaaatgcagaccatcggtaaaatgcagactaaggttataatgtaactgtcgaaaaagcccaaaccctttaaAATGCAAACCTTAGACCTAATTTggcataaaaaaatatttaggcTTAGCTGTTGGCACTTCTAAAGAGTTTGGGCTTTCTCAACAGTTAGATTAGAATCtaagtctgcattttacactgaccaactcgaaaatccaagtCGAAATCCTAACTCAGTAGTACATCGGCAACCTCCCCAGAGGGTTGGTTCTAGgtaaaagtgacgtcatttactcattcaccacttgcacaatcccataatacacctctattacccacAAAACTCagtttgcataaccattgttagcaatttctcctgggacatgaaaatgtcccaagagaagtcgaaaacaatgcctatgcagatttttggggggtaaaagaggcgtattatgggattttttgcaagtagtgaatagctTAATTCTTCAGCGTTTAAATACAGcctattatatatgcaaaactctgaaagcccgaaactcgcGTGCTGCATATTAACTCAAGTGCGTACACATGCATGTCttcgacgtcattttctcctcgatccaatctcgttcccagagtcatcgTTCCCTTAACCAGTTGTCGGGAAAGAGAGACTCTGGTTAGATCCAAGAaaaggccatatttgattggctgttgaaaaacggtTTCATTTCCTGCCACTTTCAGTCTAAACTCGAAAATCGTGCTTTCCTGTGAATTTTTATCTACACGAGGTCGAAGATGATCTAGAACTAAATCATTTTACAACTTACCAGTTTACGTTTTCGTTTTTGAAAATATAGCaattttcacttgcgtgacaccagatgctgaaatctgttttgattgataAAATGTATCTCGTTATTGTTTATTCTCCGCAGTTTAAAAGCTTCGAGtgtattaggagatgtgtttataCTCATGTGTACGGTCTCGCgagtgaaaagtaagcgctGTCATGGCAAGGTGAACTCCATTGTTGATTTCCTTATTGATTTCCTTATTGATTTCCAACCGTCTCCcctcacgcacgcgcagttatttaaccggaaccagagttttctgcttccggttttggattattccagagcctccCGCGCCCGTTCtgctggacaagggtaacggaggctctgCGAACGAGATTgccctcgatccagctctctcaatattttaaagttagttATGTGGGACccttaaataggaaaattccagttaaaataaacaggttgcttttttttaattcaaggcttaaaacttgacTCAGTTTGTGTTCATTTACAATaggtttgaaa containing:
- the LOC138043183 gene encoding BTB/POZ domain-containing protein 6-like, whose protein sequence is MEEVFVCSLSRLPRSAVVAWKIFHISPTKMSLELDDKWQTTRPTIRSRSKFMFNNELLSDVSFVVSVQLHDSENKKCKKVIHAHKFVLAISSPVFFSMFFGDLAETSHSIALPDCEYDSLLELFRFLYCDEVRLNEDNVMQVLYLAKKYIVPSLAERCTEFLEKVVSISNVFCVMTHAESYGEQALVEQCWRMIDRQTEAVVKTEGFKTIGRSLLEALVVRDTLNIKEVDLFKAVDKWATNECERLRLMADGTMKRSVLGDKVVQAIRFPVMARGDFNKCVLSCKILTPQEAFSMVEYYNSVSSSPVEFSQVKRSGLHQRCSRFQSVVLERGVSFQSYRRDCIYISVDRDITLHGVCLFGSQNRVYSATLTLKDSISHSVVASKTGDYTSSQMELGEGEITGSFYGFDVHFDSPVSIKKGIWYHLKACIDGPIIWHGRSGVFSMQCPGVKFSFKSHRGHFPTNVSQGQFPQFLFSFE
- the LOC138043184 gene encoding neuropeptide receptor npr-1-like translates to MKTGSNDTIGEILPLNVTTLRYIETILYFSISSTGTAANVMLLYVLLCQNSLKVGEYLILNLAITDLATCTISIPFDVAEHLAGGFYFGSTLCFLVYPLQTILMAVSVITLLSMSLERRRIVIETFRPRILPKKAKLTICISWIVPITAVIPYAFVLRLDGANCLEKWDQQWHVKLFTLTYFAIFFVFPLSVIASCYLVAGKKLRDELKRLPKLLEGSERSRSEYIKKRTLQRRKVTKVFVNAVLAFFFCMLPTHLVWIWHDFFEGRESRHFKDILTFANVSMYLNSVLNPFIFRNVPGKSLTHLMACCCKVFVQTRSRSPELEMERENTIRVTRQSYIGTNQSCQELNGFLVNYETNV